Part of the Solanum pennellii chromosome 10, SPENNV200 genome is shown below.
NNNNNNNNNNNNNNNNNNNNNNNNNNNNNNNNNNNNNNNNNNNNNNNNNNNNNNNNNNNNNNNNNNNNNNNNNNNNNNNNNNNNNNNNNNNNNNNNNNNNNNNNNNNNNNNNNNNNNNNNNNNNNNNNNNNNNNNNNNNNNNNNNNNNNNNNNNNNNNNNNNNNNNNNNNNNNNNNNNNNNNNNNNNNNNNNNNNNNNNNNNNNNNNNNNNNNNNNNNNNNNNNNNNNNNNNNNNNNNNNNNNNNNNNNNNNNNNNNNNNNNNNNNNNNNNNNNNNNNNNNNNNNNNNNNNNNNNNNNNNNNNNNNNNNNNNNNNNNNNNNNNNNNNNNNNNNNNNNNNNNNNNNNNNNNNNNNNNNNNNNNNNNNNNNNNNNNNNNNNNNNNNNNNNNNNNNNNNNNNNNNNNNNNNNNNNNNNNNNNNNNNNNNNNNNNNNNNNNNNNNNNNNNNNNNNNNNNNNNNNNNNNNNNNNNNNNNNNNNNNNNNNNNNNNNNNNNNNNNNNNNNNNNNNNNNNNNNNNNNNNNNNNNNNNNNNNNNNNNNNNNNNNNNNNNNNNNNNNNNNNNNNNNNNNNNNNNNNNNNNNNNNNNNNNNNNNNNNNNNNNNNNNNNNNNNNNNNNNNNNNNNNNNNNNNNNNNNNNNNNNNNNNNNNNNNNNNNNNNNNNNNNNNNNNNNNNNNNNNNNNNNNNNNNNNNNNNNNNNNNNNNNNNNNNNNNNNNNNNNNNNNNNNNNNNNNNNNNNNNNNNNNNNNNNNNNNNNNNNNNNNNNNNNNNNNNNNNNNNNNNNNNNNNNNNNNNNNNNNNNNNNNNNNNNNNNNNNNNNNNNNNNNNNNNNNNNNNNNNNNNNNNNNNNNNNNNNNNNNNNNNNNNNNNNNNNNNNNNNNNNNNNNNNNNNNNNNNNNNNNNNNNNNNNNNNNNNNNNNNNNNNNNNNNNNNNNNNNNNNNNNNNNNNNNNNNNNNNNNNNNNNNNNNNNNNNNNNNNNNNNNNNNNNNNNNNNNNNNNNNNNNNNNNNNNNNNNNNNNNNNNNNNNNNNNNNNNNNNNNNNNNNNNNNNNNNNNNNNNNNNNNNNNNNNNNNNNNNNNNNNNNNNNNNNNNNNNNNNNNNNNNNNNNNNNNNNNNNNNNNNNNNNNNNNNNNNNNNNNNNNNNNNNNNNNNNNNNNNNNNNNNNNNNNNNNNNNNNNNNNNNNNNNNNNNNNNNNNNNNNNNNNNNNNNNNNNNNNNNNNNNNNNNNNNNNNNNNNNNNNNNNNNNNNNNNNNNNNNNNNNNNNNNNNNNNNNNNNNNNNNNNNNNNNNNNNNNNNNNNNNNNNNNNNNNNNNNNNNNNNNNNNNNNNNNNNNNNNNNNNNNNNNNNNNNNNNNNNNNNNNNNNNNNNNNNNNNNNNNNNNNNNNNNNNNNNNNNNNNNNNNNNNNNNNNNNNNNNNNNNNNNNNNNNNNNNNNNNNNNNNNNNNNNNNNNNNNNNNNNNNNNNNNNNNNNNNNNNNNNNNNNNNNNNNNNNNNNNNNNNNNNNNNNNNNNNNNNNNNNNNNNNNNNNNNNNNNNNNNNNNNNNNNNNNNNNNNNNNNNNNNNNNNNNNNNNNNNNNNNNNNNNNNNNNNNNNNNNNNNNNNNNNNNNNNNNNNNNNNNNNNNNNNNNNNNNNNNNNNNNNNNNNNNNNNNNNNNNNNNNNNNNNNNNNNNNNNNNNNNNNNNNNNNNNNNNNNNNNNNNNNNNNNNNNNNNNNNNNNNNNNNNNNNNNNNNNNNNNNNNNNNNNNNNNNNNNNNNNNNNNNNNNNNNNNNNNNNNNNNNNNNNNNNNNNNNNNNNNNNNNNNNNNNNNNNNNNNNNNNNNNNNNNNttcttagaatactcttagtttagtaatttgatcatagatgttcttgtggtgatgacttccagattttggggaaataatagatgttgaattttagaagttattgaattgtcttttattaatgagtttaagtcttccgcattgctttatgttgatattaaattgaaatgttaaggtttagattgattggttcgctcacataggaggataaatgtgggtgccagtcgcggctctttttgggtcgtgacaagttgTGTTGGAAGATGCAATTTACAcgcataaaaattaaaatggttaGTATTATATTGCTCTGTACAAGAAGAGGCCAACCTTggctttttcaatttttttttttaaatttaattttaaaacttctttttaattcattaaagtATCAAAATCTTGCTAAGCACATGACTACACCTAAACCAGatgattaaaatatcaaaagcaTACTATTTTAATCAgttattcatcattttattcgTTTATCTTATCaatgattaaataaattcaCTATTATCGATGAATAAATTGAAAAGTTACACTCGTTAAAATTCAGAATTCTTTATTGTGTAATAAACGTCATAATACTTATTTTCTGATGaacgaaaaattaaaactttttttttaaagattggTTTGGAAATATgtgttaggatcgaaaataagtaggtgtaaatgcggaagctagcaaagtaAACCTCGAAAGGgtacgagtaagaagacaatgagaaatatatcaaaagacacaaagatttaacgtggtttgatcaatcgacctacgtccacaaaggagatgagcaatccactatatatatgaaagtacaaaatacagagagaaacaacctctaCCAATTCACTCGGTATACAtgagaggttcacacaagtgataacgcaTCAAACTTGTGACCAATAAATTAttccctaaccaaaactctcaaagccgtTAAGACTACATTTTGAAagctaattaagttagaaagaACATGTTTCTATTTATAgcgtcctaaaccttttcctactagaaaaaaattagtcaatccaaaatatttttctaaaagaaaaacctatttataataaaaaatcagGGAAAATAAAATCCAACAATATGCTTGAAAAATACTTCACGAAAAATCACCAAACgctacataaaaatatttcctTGCAATGGAAGTTGGAACTAATAATTAGTCAATAATAATCAGCTAATTAATTATTTCGATGtcttcaatttttcttcttcttctgttttTCTGCatattatatttctatttttttttgaagaagtcAAAATTATTCGATTATTATTCTTGTTCTCcccttttatttataaattattagtaaTAATTAGGTACATAAATTTGCTTTGaataacatagtaataaaacttgattttaatttttttaaaaatatgtgtcAACAATAATACACGAAACATGCAACTTCATGGgatgtaaaaaaaaacaagaaaaagagtaAACTAAAGAGAATTAGGTAAGtgtttttgttctttcaaattgctaattttttgataatttaaagtGTATTATTTTTGTCATGattagtcaaaaaaaaaaaaaaagagagagatgtTGCCTAAATGAGTAATTCTTTAAGCTTGGTAATACGTTTCGTTTAGAAATTCGAACATGATTTGTATTAATCATATtgttaaaaatatgataaatatttttattatataattttcaaataaagcttttaagtttttttttggcATGTTCAACATGCACTTAATTAGACTATTGATGCAATTTGTACACATTACCCTTGTTGCAGAATTGTGTATGattaaattagtttaatataaatttatgggGTTAACTTAAATTTAATAGGCGTTTGAGGATATATGCATGCaaaattttctccaaaatttgaagttgaaaatatcaAAGAGAGTATTGCATCGGATGTTGAGATGCTCAATCGAAATAAATCATaactcaaattaaatatttaaatataaatttgctGACAAATTTAAGATATATCGTACATTAAGCCATTGTATTTCCATACAACCaacaaaatatctttttttttttcaattttagtgacgttttttcttttaaaaaatatttatctaaaaaGGATGTAATATTTCCTTATTTGACAACTATTCTGTGTAGCAAACACAAGATTTCACTTGACATTTtactatgaaaaaaaatcacagTAATAATAAGCACTACCGTAACTTTAATAAGAACAATCTGATATTCATAATATagtttgttacttttttaaCTTCTTATCTATCAATAGAACTAATACGTTCAAatgaaaaattacattatttatatataattaaaattattttatatttatatataataggaaTTAAATTATCTCgatctttttaatatatttatcctATTCACATTTAAAAAGATCACTATTAATTGAGATAGAGAAAATATATtctctccgtttcaaaaagaatatccgtatttttttttagtttgttttaaaaagaatgatccctttccctttttaataacactttaactttccacgtgataatttaagaccacaagattaaaaaatattttaatatatttaacataattttaatttaaaaccacaaaattaattttttttattaaactccgttccaaattaaattaaaacattctttttgaaacgaaaTTAATCCCACAAAACCTCAgccaagaaaaaaaatcataacacaCGCCTATTTTCCAAGTTGTAGCATGTTAAGAATCCGTCTAAGCCAGCCagccaagaaaaaaaataaattccttTACCAATTGTACACGCCTTTGACTGactgttaaaaaaaaataattaaatcatatcatattatatttttcgagagttaaataagttattaatttttttaaaaaataaaatttatatatttataattatataaaaaataattatatattcataatttattgtttaaaatatatatgataaatttgAAATAGACTTATTTGAATCTCACGTTAGGacgtattattatttttcttcttttctccttaAATTGACAGCTCTCATTTGAAGATTCCAAATAGTTCACAGCAAACCTTGAACCCCCCAGCAAAAACCTTTCCTCAAGTAAACTTTTCAaagattataaatataaaaaaagtttcttttattacaaaaaaaaaagttcatatttTTAAGCTGTTTTATGTTGAAGAAAATGGTGTATTACCAGAGATATCATCAATGGAGAAAAGGGGATGTTCCTTTTGTTTGTGAAAACAGCAAAAGAGTAGCAAGACCTAAGcttttgtttcttgtttttctaTCTTTTCTATCTTTTAGCTTTATTTTAGCTCCTCTTTTCTTCCCATCTGCTCCTACTCTTTCtcttttatgtaagtttctttcTCTGTtctctctttttcaactctctttctgctttgtttctctttttttaatgttttgtggtgtattttgCAGATTCATTTGGTTTTGAAGATGAAGGGGTTGTTTCTACATCAGATGTATATGCTTCTGTTTGTTCCTCGGTCTCTAATGGTTAGTATTTAGTTGCTTTTATGTtcatctgttttttttttttgtataatatttgCTACAGCAGAaagggtgttttttttttttctgaagattcccaatttttttgataaagtatttttgaaaattttcatcttaTCACCATAGGTGGTTTATAAGCTTTAGCCCTTTGATTGCTTTTGAAGAGGAAAGcaagtttctttcttttaagATTTATAACATCTATTACTCCTCTGTTCAAATTTGTTTGTCTGGTTTTGACTTGATACGGACTTTAGAAAATAAGGAACTTTTGAATCATGTGGTCGTAAATAAGTAGAATGCACCAAATGTAATCTTAAGCTTGTTACGCGGAGAGTTTGTATTAATGAGTTGCCAAaagaaatagtttttttttttaaatggactaaaaggaaaagtaagataaacaaattgaaatagagTGGGATGTAGGGTTATTTACTTTGATGATTATAGAAAATGAGCTTTTATGAAGAACTGGGGATTCATATGTACCAACCCGGACTTGTTTGGTAATGACGCATAgttattgatgttattttgctgctgttgttgttgttgtatgtgTTGTAATCTAATATTGTTTTGAAAGGCATGGTTAGAGCACAATATCAATCTTAATGCTTGCTTTTTAGTTTTACCAACTTCTCTTTTTCATTTGTTGAGAGATTTTTTTCCATCATCATGTAGGGTCAATTTGCTGTGATAGAAGTAGCATTCGTTCCGATATCTGTGTGATGAAAGGGGATGTAAGAACAGATTCTGTTTCCTCCACAATTAGCCTCTACAGAAGCAATGGTTATGGCAGTCAAGTTATTGGGGCCTCTGGTGAAAATGATGTGATATTCCAACACGAAAAGATTAAGCCGTATACTCGGAAATGGGAAAAAAGTGTGATGGACACCATTGATGAGTTGAACCTTGTTACAAAGGGAGAGAATTCTGCTATTCATCAGAAGTGTGATGTTCAACATGATGTGCCTGCTGTGTTCTTCTCTACTGGAGGTTACACTGGCAATCTTTACCACGAATTCAACGATGGGATTATGCCTCTTTACATAACTTCTCAGCATTTCAACAAGAAAGTTGTGTTTGTAATACTCGAGTATCATGACTGGTGGATCTCAAAGTACGAGAACATACTTCCTCACCTCACTGAATATCCTATTATCGACTTTAGAGGCGATAACAGGACTCATTGCTTCCCTGAGGCTGTAGTTGGTTTAAAGATCCACGATGAGCTAACTATTGATGCTTCATTGATGGGAACAAACAAGACCATTAGGGATTTCCGAGACATGCTTGACCGAGCTTATTTGCCTCGAATTAGAGGTTTGATCCAAGAAGAGGAACATGAAACACAATTGCATATGAATATATCTGCTTTGTCACCACCGTCAGCTAAGACAAAGATAGAAACGACTGAAGAAAAGCTGGACGTGAAGAAACCTAAAGTAGTCATCATAGCTAGAAATGATTCAAGAGCTATACT
Proteins encoded:
- the LOC107032475 gene encoding beta-1,2-xylosyltransferase XYXT1-like; translated protein: MLKKMVYYQRYHQWRKGDVPFVCENSKRVARPKLLFLVFLSFLSFSFILAPLFFPSAPTLSLLYSFGFEDEGVVSTSDVYASVCSSVSNGSICCDRSSIRSDICVMKGDVRTDSVSSTISLYRSNGYGSQVIGASGENDVIFQHEKIKPYTRKWEKSVMDTIDELNLVTKGENSAIHQKCDVQHDVPAVFFSTGGYTGNLYHEFNDGIMPLYITSQHFNKKVVFVILEYHDWWISKYENILPHLTEYPIIDFRGDNRTHCFPEAVVGLKIHDELTIDASLMGTNKTIRDFRDMLDRAYLPRIRGLIQEEEHETQLHMNISALSPPSAKTKIETTEEKLDVKKPKVVIIARNDSRAILNEASLVKMAQGIGFQVEVLRPQRTTELARIYRALNSSDVMIGVHGAAMTHFLFMRPDSAFIQIIPLGTDWAADTYYGLPARKLGLRYIGYKILPQESSLYNEYEKTDPVLTDPDSVNNRGWEFTKKIYLDRQNVKLNLRRFHKRLLRAYYYSMAKKNGHLHHQNQ